One bacterium genomic region harbors:
- a CDS encoding homoserine O-acetyltransferase, translating into MSENSVGIVKPHFFTFAEPPQEMPLDSGGRLGPITLAYETYGVLNDRASNAVLIAHALSGDAHVAGRHSASDKKPGWWDYMVGPGRPFDTDRYFVICSNVIGGCKGSTGPTSLNPQTGKPYNLDFPVITVGDMVRAQARLMDHLGIERLLCVVGGSMGGMQALEWAIEFPHRVACAIPIATTCRQNAQGIAFDEVGRQAIYADADWCEGQYSSQGRRPVKGLAVARMLAHITYLSEESMRKKFGRRLRQKEAYGFDFRTDFEVESYLQHQGESFIKRFDANSYLYITKAIDYFDLQRDFGSVEKAFAHVSARFLVLSFSSDWLYTTAQAKEIVRALKINHKHVTFCEIPSSYGHDAFLIENPPMMKMIADFIGHVYQEESAR; encoded by the coding sequence ATGAGCGAAAATTCAGTCGGCATTGTCAAACCGCACTTTTTCACCTTCGCCGAACCGCCCCAGGAGATGCCGTTGGACAGCGGCGGCCGGCTCGGCCCCATCACCTTGGCCTATGAGACCTATGGTGTGCTCAACGATCGTGCTTCCAACGCCGTTCTTATCGCCCACGCCCTATCCGGCGATGCACACGTGGCTGGTCGGCATTCCGCTTCGGATAAAAAGCCCGGATGGTGGGATTATATGGTGGGGCCCGGTCGGCCGTTCGACACCGATCGCTACTTTGTCATCTGCTCCAACGTCATCGGCGGCTGTAAAGGCTCCACCGGCCCGACCAGCCTGAATCCGCAGACCGGCAAACCCTACAACTTGGATTTCCCGGTGATCACCGTCGGCGACATGGTGCGCGCCCAGGCCCGGCTGATGGATCATCTGGGCATTGAACGATTGCTCTGTGTGGTCGGCGGCTCTATGGGCGGCATGCAGGCCCTGGAATGGGCCATCGAATTTCCACATCGGGTGGCCTGCGCCATTCCCATTGCCACCACCTGTCGGCAGAATGCACAGGGCATTGCCTTTGACGAGGTCGGACGCCAAGCCATCTATGCAGACGCGGACTGGTGTGAAGGCCAGTATTCGTCGCAGGGGCGCAGGCCGGTGAAAGGGTTGGCCGTCGCCCGCATGCTGGCGCACATCACCTATCTCAGTGAAGAGTCCATGCGCAAAAAATTCGGCAGGCGTCTGCGGCAAAAAGAGGCCTATGGATTCGACTTTCGCACCGATTTCGAGGTGGAGAGCTATTTGCAGCATCAGGGTGAAAGTTTTATCAAACGGTTTGACGCCAACAGTTATCTCTACATTACCAAAGCCATCGATTACTTTGATCTGCAGCGTGACTTTGGATCTGTAGAAAAAGCGTTTGCGCACGTGAGCGCACGTTTCCTGGTGCTGTCTTTTTCCTCAGACTGGCTTTACACCACAGCCCAGGCCAAGGAGATCGTTCGCGCGTTAAAAATCAATCACAAGCATGTGACGTTCTGTGAAATACCCTCTTCCTATGGCCACGATGCCTTTCTGATCGAAAATCCCCCTATGATGAAGATGATCGCTGATTTCATCGGACACGTCTACCAGGAGGAATCGGCGCGATGA
- the metW gene encoding methionine biosynthesis protein MetW produces the protein MTPPCRLRVDLQLIADLVPEASRVLDLGCGDGELLDKLIHEKGVDGHGVELYHEHIYECVARGVPVIHADLDEGLSDYPDGSFDYVILSRTLQEVHKPLAILREMMRVGKIGILSVPNFGYWRTRFQLFFQGRMPVTRSLPYQWYDTPNIHLPTLKDFIQLLAAENIRVQQRIVLANGRPRLLARCWPNALAELVILVIEKNDKQSPSTRP, from the coding sequence ATGACTCCTCCTTGTCGTCTGCGCGTCGACCTGCAGTTGATCGCAGACCTGGTGCCGGAGGCTAGCCGCGTGCTGGACCTCGGCTGCGGCGACGGCGAACTCTTGGACAAGTTGATCCACGAAAAAGGGGTGGACGGCCACGGCGTTGAACTGTACCACGAGCACATCTACGAGTGCGTCGCCCGGGGCGTGCCGGTGATTCATGCGGATCTGGACGAAGGTTTGTCTGATTACCCGGACGGATCTTTTGATTACGTCATTCTCAGCCGCACGCTGCAGGAAGTGCACAAACCGTTGGCCATTTTGCGCGAGATGATGCGGGTGGGAAAGATTGGAATCCTCAGCGTTCCCAATTTCGGCTACTGGCGCACGCGCTTTCAGCTGTTCTTTCAGGGACGCATGCCGGTGACCCGGAGCTTGCCCTATCAGTGGTACGATACGCCCAATATTCACCTGCCCACGCTCAAGGATTTTATCCAGCTGCTGGCCGCGGAGAACATCCGCGTGCAGCAGCGTATCGTGCTGGCCAACGGACGACCACGGCTGTTGGCCCGCTGCTGGCCCAACGCGCTGGCCGAGCTGGTGATTTTGGTGATAGAGAAGAATGACAAGCAATCGCCCTCCACAAGGCCGTAG